From the Egibacteraceae bacterium genome, the window CCAGTCAACGCAACCTCCACCACAGCCGTAGACCACCGCTCTGCGAAATCAGGGTATGATATGGAAGAAATGACCAATTGAACTAATTCCTCGACCTGATCAGGGATTCTGCCGATAGTCCGAGGAAGCGCCGGCCATCGGGTTCCGGGTCTTTCAGGTGAGAGGTAGACGCGTTGGGATCGCCGCACCGTGACCCGCCGTCGACGCCGCCGCCGCATGCCCTGGGGCTGGGTGTCGCGCGCTGGTCAGCGGGCGCGACCGCGGCCATCGCGGCGGGCGCCGTCGTCGGTGGGCTGCTGCTGGATGAGCCAGCCGTGCCCCGGGCGGGCTCAGCGATGCCGATGGGGGCTGCCGCGACGCTGCTGGTGTTCGCGGCCGCGGTCCACGCCGCCGTGGGACCGCGGTCCGGGTGGGCGCGAAAGCTCAGCGTCGCCGCTGTCGTGGTGCCGCTGACCGGGTTCGTGATCATCATCCTGTCGACCACGGGGGTCGCAGCGTTCGAGGACGTCCGGGCGCGCGCGACGGTGTGGTTGCCCGGTGGTCAGGCGGCCGGGATCCACCTGCTGCTCGGGGTCGCGATCTTCGCGTCGTTGCGCCCGAACCGGGGGCTCGGGGGGCTGCGGGTCTTCGGGCTCGTCGCTGCGGTGCTCGCCATCGCGGTCTCCGTGTCCGCCTATGCCTTCGCCGGGCATGGCTACACGATGATCCCCGGGGTCGAGCCCATGTCCGCCCTGGTGTCCATCACGACCGCCGTGGCGACCCTGGGCATCACGGTGATCGCGCCGGGTCGCTGGCCCGTGCGGGCGCTGGTCCAGCGCGCGTCGGACCGGGTCATGGTCCGGCACCTGCTGCCCTTCGTCCTGCTGACCCCGATCATCGGCATGATCCTGCTCACCTCGGCCCGCCATCTGGGTGCCGACGACGAGCCGCGAGCGGTGCTCGCCACGGCTGTCCCCTCGCTGGCGCTGTTTGGGCTGGTCGCGGTCGCGGTTCGAGACCACCGACAGCTTGCCTCCGAGATCGAGTCGCGGGACAGCCAGCTGCTGTCGGTCCTCGACGGGCTGCCGGTCGCGGTGATGCTGCGTGCCGCGGACGGCACGTTGCTCCACCTCAACCCGGAGGCGGAGCGCTTCCTCGCCCGACTGGGTGTCGACCGGTCGGTGGTGCACCCGGGCCCGGCCGCCCTGCTCGACCACCTCGAGGTGATCGACGAGCTCGGCAAGCCGCAGACGCCCGACGAGCTCCCCGTGGTCACGGCCATCCGCGACGGGAAG encodes:
- a CDS encoding diguanylate cyclase, with product MGSPHRDPPSTPPPHALGLGVARWSAGATAAIAAGAVVGGLLLDEPAVPRAGSAMPMGAAATLLVFAAAVHAAVGPRSGWARKLSVAAVVVPLTGFVIIILSTTGVAAFEDVRARATVWLPGGQAAGIHLLLGVAIFASLRPNRGLGGLRVFGLVAAVLAIAVSVSAYAFAGHGYTMIPGVEPMSALVSITTAVATLGITVIAPGRWPVRALVQRASDRVMVRHLLPFVLLTPIIGMILLTSARHLGADDEPRAVLATAVPSLALFGLVAVAVRDHRQLASEIESRDSQLLSVLDGLPVAVMLRAADGTLLHLNPEAERFLARLGVDRSVVHPGPAALLDHLEVIDELGKPQTPDELPVVTAIRDGKSNESTLGYALPEKGHAWYSVRSAPVPLGDGTTGIIVTLDDVTEPHIARQRVALAERSLRLTFDHAPIGIAVLAPDGRLLQVNAALCALLGYDEAQLLAAGLEAATHPDERDDHAELLASWLCSPEERDRVDRRLRHRDGHWVLTQMSIALVRDAQGAPLHFIAQVVDFTERRALEEELRAAAVQDPLTGLANRRALAEGLASAQQGQARAGGHIGLLFIDLDGFKAVNDRYGHAVGDLLLIETGRQLRAATRGSDTVCRLGGDEFVVLCAPIDGHAGLRFMIDRLELMRTVVPTGEGSVSVEQSIGAVLVEPAEDLDATLRRADAAMYRKKRERTSNAEP